One genomic window of Misgurnus anguillicaudatus chromosome 12, ASM2758022v2, whole genome shotgun sequence includes the following:
- the LOC129413421 gene encoding uncharacterized protein: MEHIEGMFFFILGMWMFFTSTQRGLFQRRLMAAKENTAKKYKKVFELIQKNAQYNRRCAQRRAKISDFLQRRRLRPSVWAFDRASEWWDVIVPGFTNSQWLENFRMSEETFVYLCNKLRPAISRNDTNFRVCVSPRKRIAIALWKLATGSEYRSVGHLFGVSITTVCRCVQEFCAAAEALLVPEQIRLPDQEKFKEMAAYIENRWGLPQCIGAIDGSHIPIIAPEEYHCDYFNRKGWHSIILQGLVDGKGLFWNVFTGLPGSMHDARVLRLSTLWELASRGNLMPAYTRTIGGVNVGYYILGDSAYPLQNWLLKPFTDTGRLTVEQQVYNMKVCRARVVVENAFGRLKGRWRCLMKRNDCAVNLVKSMVLTCCALHNLCESHGEAYESAWDIPSAAEPVVAVTQAAEEEGRDVRQALLRYLNS, from the exons ATGGAGCATATCGAAggaatgtttttctttattctcggcatgtggatgttttttacTTCAACACAACGAGGTTTGTTTCAAAGGAGGCTGATGGCAGCAAAAGAAAATACAGCCAAGAAGTACAAGAAAGTTTTTGAACTTATACAAAAAAACGCACAGTACAACAGAAGGTGTGCTCAACGGCGCGCAAAG ATCTCTGATTTTTTGCAAAGACGACGCCTCAGGCCATCTGTTTGGGCATTTGACCGAGCTTCTGAGTGGTGGGATGTGATTGTTCCAGGGTTCACAAACAGTCAGTGGCTGGAGAATTTCAGAATGTCTGAAGAAACGTTTGTCTACTTGTGCAACAAACTGCGTCCAGCGATAAGTAGAAATGACACAAACTTCCGCGTGTGTGTATCTCCAAGGAAGAGAATAGCCATCGCACTGTGGAAGCTGGCAACGGGCTCCGAGTACAGAAGTGTTGGACATCTTTTTGGAGTAAGCATAACAACAGTTTGTCGATGTGTTCAAGAGTTCTGTGCTGCAGCAGAGGCATTGTTGGTACCAGAACAAATTCGTCTACCAGACCAGGAAAAGTTTAAAGAAATGGCTGCTTACATTGAGAACAGATGGGGTCTCCCACAGTGTATTGGTGCTATAGATGGATCACACATACCTATCATAGCACCAGAAGAGTATCACTGTGACTATTTCAACCGTAAAGGCTGGCACTCCATTATCCTTCAAGGTCTTGTGGATGGTAAAGGACTTTTCTGGAATGTTTTCACTGGACTGCCTGGAAGCATGCATGATGCTCGGGTTTTGAGATTGTCCACGCTGTGGGAGTTGGCAAGTCGGGGAAACCTCATGCCAGCTTACACAAGAACCATTGGTGGTGTGAATGTAGGCTATTACATCCTAGGTGACTCTGCCTATCCCTTACAGAACTGGCTCCTAAAACCATTCACTGACACTGGACGGCTGACTGTGGAACAGCAGGTGTACAATATGAAAGTCTGCAGAGCGCGTGTGGTGGTTGAAAATGCTTTTGGTAGATTAAAGGGAAGGTGGCGCTGTCTCATGAAAAGAAATGACTGTGCAGTAAACCTTGTAAAATCTATGGTGCTCACTTGTTGTGCTTTACATAACCTGTGTGAAAGTCATGGAGAGGCCTATGAAAGTGCATGGGACATTCCTTCAGCAGCAGAGCCAGTGGTGGCGGTGACACAGGCTGCAGAGGAGGAGGGAAGGGATGTACGTCAAGCTCTTTTACGTTACTTAAATAGTTAA
- the LOC129452375 gene encoding uncharacterized protein isoform X2 — MTYLLEELKTTFADADPECIQSCCKTYFETLRRKYNLSQPEKSQLRDAIKTGAKNRQRKIRLLDSRSKMVQTDAERELWQTATVELMSDEEDAIIDGRPV; from the exons ATGACTTATCTGCTAGAGgaattgaaaacaacttttgcaGATGCAGACCCTGAGTGTatacaat CGTGTTGCAAGACATACTTTGAGACACTTCGGAGAAAGTACAATTTGTCTCAGCCAGAAAAGTCCCAGCTAAGAGATGCCATTAAAACAGGAGCTAAAAACCGACAAAGGAAAATACGG TTGCTGGATTCCAGGTCCAAGATGGTTCAAACTGATGCGGAGAGAGAGCTTTGGCAGACTGCAACAGTGGAGCTGATGTCTGACGAGGAGGATGCTATTATTGATGGAAGGCCAGTGTAG
- the LOC129452375 gene encoding uncharacterized protein C14orf93 isoform X1: MLQEAVRRLHNSENNPHKFDPQTGISLPRNQAVMTYLLEELKTTFADADPECIQSCCKTYFETLRRKYNLSQPEKSQLRDAIKTGAKNRQRKIRLLDSRSKMVQTDAERELWQTATVELMSDEEDAIIDGRPV; this comes from the exons ATGTTACAGGAAGCTGTAAGGCGCCTTCACAATTCGGAAAACAACCCACATAAATTTGATCCACAAACTGG AATAAGTTTGCCTCGTAACCAAGCAGTCATGACTTATCTGCTAGAGgaattgaaaacaacttttgcaGATGCAGACCCTGAGTGTatacaat CGTGTTGCAAGACATACTTTGAGACACTTCGGAGAAAGTACAATTTGTCTCAGCCAGAAAAGTCCCAGCTAAGAGATGCCATTAAAACAGGAGCTAAAAACCGACAAAGGAAAATACGG TTGCTGGATTCCAGGTCCAAGATGGTTCAAACTGATGCGGAGAGAGAGCTTTGGCAGACTGCAACAGTGGAGCTGATGTCTGACGAGGAGGATGCTATTATTGATGGAAGGCCAGTGTAG